In a single window of the Raphanus sativus cultivar WK10039 chromosome 9, ASM80110v3, whole genome shotgun sequence genome:
- the LOC108825939 gene encoding protein TPX2 isoform X2 codes for MMEVVERDTETETETETDTDEDMETDEPMVFEVTEIDLEYEFDAARWCDFTREESSLESRVAELWFETAQSYPPSPFAIKLLMMREEVSNEKTEPLLKSEDVEVTEDVRESDIDTSHCVATDVNETANEMKSGVFNFIQRGGELKNVPNESLHKGPTVSNHIHNDKVKCRTKSSTRQIPRSSTLMKPTASQLAKLDNRVRMQVDKTKEKGLFPSEVQASKRQKLDGGLLRKVAETTQEMNLVHKAVVKKDRTHERNLQHGRTKITVPHEPDFATSHRANRTRHKDDAKLEQDATSVYRFKARPFNRKIFEAPSLPIRKKSTPKLPEFQEFHLKTSERAMHHSSAVSTGNNHHKGSYKPDTKAFLDGVNREPRRQRAEDIPKDDDRKHIFKVRPLDNKIVSSSRDTDIFRKSKRETTAPVVQTKTFSFRSQKKVQQDLPTDLFSKLSIKPELQPNNGSRLRSPQPEQVKGSKENRLNSFQAGNERTQRGIWTTRR; via the exons ATGATGGAGGTTGTAGAGAGAGATACGGAGACGGAGACGGAGACAGAGACGGATACAGATGAAGATATGGAGACAGATGAGCCAATGGTGTTCGAAGTAACTGAAATCGATTTGGAGTACGAGTTTGATGCTGCTCGCTGGTGCGATTTCACTCGGGAGGAGTCTTCTTTGGAGTCTCGTGTTGCTGAACTCTGGTTCGAAACCGCTCAGTCTTACCCACCCTCTC CTTTTGCAATCAAACTGTTAATGATGAGAGAAGAGGTTTCTAATGAAAAGACCGAGCCTTTGTTGAAATCTGAAGATGTTGAAGTTACAGAAGATGTTCGAGAAAGCGACATAGATACCTCTCATTGTGTAGCCACAGATGTGAATGAAACAG CAAATGAAATGAAGTCTGGAGTTTTTAACTTCATTCAAAGGGGTGGTGAATTAAAGAATGTTCCAAATGAGTCTTTGCATAAAG GACCAACGGTTAGCAATCACATACACAATGATAAAGTAAAATGCAGAACGAAGTCAAGTACTAGGCAGATACCAAGAAGCTCAACATTGATGAAGCCCACTGCTAGCCAATTGGCTAAACTAGATAAT AGAGTCCGTATGCAAGTGGATAAAACTAAGGAGAAAGGCTTGTTTCCTTCTGAAGTACAAGCTTCTAAAAGACAGAAGCTTGATGGAGGTCTACTTCGTAAG GTTGCTGAAACGACACAGGAGATGAATTTAGTCCACAAGGCAGTAGTCAAGAAG GACAGAACTCATGAGAGAAACTTACAACATGGGAGGACAAAGATTACTGTCCCACATGAGCCTGATTTTGCAACATCACATAGAGCAAATAGGACACG GCACAAGGATGATGCTAAGTTGGAACAGGACGCAACATCAGTATATAGATTCAAAGCACGCCCCTTCAACCGAAAA ATATTTGAGGCTCCATCATTGCCGATTCGGAAGAAGAGCACTCCTAAACTACCAGAATTTCAA GAATTTCACTTGAAGACCTCAGAGAGAGCTATGCATCATTCATCAGCAGTATCAACAGGGAATAATCATCATAAG GGATCATATAAGCCTGATACCAAAGCTTTTCTTGACGGTGTTAACAGGGAACCAAGAAG ACAAAGAGCTGAAGATATACCTAAGGATGATGATAGAAAACACATTTTCAAGGTTCGTCCTCTTGACAATAAg ATAGTTTCAAGTAGTAGAGACACTGACATTTTCAGAAAAAGCAAGCGAGAAACTACAGCTCCGGTG GTTCAAACTAAGACGTTTAGCTTTCGCTCGCAAAAGAAGGTTCAACAAGATTTGCCAACAGACCTTTTCAGTAAG CTCTCTATAAAACCGGAGCTCCAGCCGAACAATGGATCTCGGTTAAGATCCCCTCAGCCTGAACAAGTAAAG GGCTCCAAGGAAAATAGACTGAACTCTTTTCAAGCAGGGAATGAA AGAACACAACGCGGTATATGGACCACTAGGAGGTAA
- the LOC108825939 gene encoding protein TPX2 isoform X4: MMEVVERDTETETETETDTDEDMETDEPMVFEVTEIDLEYEFDAARWCDFTREESSLESRVAELWFETAQSYPPSPFAIKLLMMREEVSNEKTEPLLKSEDVEVTEDVRESDIDTSHCVATDVNETANEMKSGVFNFIQRGGELKNVPNESLHKGPTVSNHIHNDKVKCRTKSSTRQIPRSSTLMKPTASQLAKLDNSRVRMQVDKTKEKGLFPSEVQASKRQKLDGGLLRKVAETTQEMNLVHKAVVKKDRTHERNLQHGRTKITVPHEPDFATSHRANRTRHKDDAKLEQDATSVYRFKARPFNRKIFEAPSLPIRKKSTPKLPEFQEFHLKTSERAMHHSSAVSTGNNHHKGSYKPDTKAFLDGVNREPRRQRAEDIPKDDDRKHIFKVRPLDNKSSRDTDIFRKSKRETTAPVVQTKTFSFRSQKKVQQDLPTDLFSKLSIKPELQPNNGSRLRSPQPEQVKGSKENRLNSFQAGNERTQRGIWTTRR; this comes from the exons ATGATGGAGGTTGTAGAGAGAGATACGGAGACGGAGACGGAGACAGAGACGGATACAGATGAAGATATGGAGACAGATGAGCCAATGGTGTTCGAAGTAACTGAAATCGATTTGGAGTACGAGTTTGATGCTGCTCGCTGGTGCGATTTCACTCGGGAGGAGTCTTCTTTGGAGTCTCGTGTTGCTGAACTCTGGTTCGAAACCGCTCAGTCTTACCCACCCTCTC CTTTTGCAATCAAACTGTTAATGATGAGAGAAGAGGTTTCTAATGAAAAGACCGAGCCTTTGTTGAAATCTGAAGATGTTGAAGTTACAGAAGATGTTCGAGAAAGCGACATAGATACCTCTCATTGTGTAGCCACAGATGTGAATGAAACAG CAAATGAAATGAAGTCTGGAGTTTTTAACTTCATTCAAAGGGGTGGTGAATTAAAGAATGTTCCAAATGAGTCTTTGCATAAAG GACCAACGGTTAGCAATCACATACACAATGATAAAGTAAAATGCAGAACGAAGTCAAGTACTAGGCAGATACCAAGAAGCTCAACATTGATGAAGCCCACTGCTAGCCAATTGGCTAAACTAGATAATTCCAG AGTCCGTATGCAAGTGGATAAAACTAAGGAGAAAGGCTTGTTTCCTTCTGAAGTACAAGCTTCTAAAAGACAGAAGCTTGATGGAGGTCTACTTCGTAAG GTTGCTGAAACGACACAGGAGATGAATTTAGTCCACAAGGCAGTAGTCAAGAAG GACAGAACTCATGAGAGAAACTTACAACATGGGAGGACAAAGATTACTGTCCCACATGAGCCTGATTTTGCAACATCACATAGAGCAAATAGGACACG GCACAAGGATGATGCTAAGTTGGAACAGGACGCAACATCAGTATATAGATTCAAAGCACGCCCCTTCAACCGAAAA ATATTTGAGGCTCCATCATTGCCGATTCGGAAGAAGAGCACTCCTAAACTACCAGAATTTCAA GAATTTCACTTGAAGACCTCAGAGAGAGCTATGCATCATTCATCAGCAGTATCAACAGGGAATAATCATCATAAG GGATCATATAAGCCTGATACCAAAGCTTTTCTTGACGGTGTTAACAGGGAACCAAGAAG ACAAAGAGCTGAAGATATACCTAAGGATGATGATAGAAAACACATTTTCAAGGTTCGTCCTCTTGACAATAAg AGTAGTAGAGACACTGACATTTTCAGAAAAAGCAAGCGAGAAACTACAGCTCCGGTG GTTCAAACTAAGACGTTTAGCTTTCGCTCGCAAAAGAAGGTTCAACAAGATTTGCCAACAGACCTTTTCAGTAAG CTCTCTATAAAACCGGAGCTCCAGCCGAACAATGGATCTCGGTTAAGATCCCCTCAGCCTGAACAAGTAAAG GGCTCCAAGGAAAATAGACTGAACTCTTTTCAAGCAGGGAATGAA AGAACACAACGCGGTATATGGACCACTAGGAGGTAA
- the LOC108825939 gene encoding protein TPX2 isoform X3: MMEVVERDTETETETETDTDEDMETDEPMVFEVTEIDLEYEFDAARWCDFTREESSLESRVAELWFETAQSYPPSPFAIKLLMMREEVSNEKTEPLLKSEDVEVTEDVRESDIDTSHCVATDVNETANEMKSGVFNFIQRGGELKNVPNESLHKGPTVSNHIHNDKVKCRTKSSTRQIPRSSTLMKPTASQLAKLDNSRVRMQVDKTKEKGLFPSEVQASKRQKLDGGLLRKVAETTQEMNLVHKAVVKKDRTHERNLQHGRTKITVPHEPDFATSHRANRTRHKDDAKLEQDATSVYRFKARPFNRKIFEAPSLPIRKKSTPKLPEFQEFHLKTSERAMHHSSAVSTGNNHHKGSYKPDTKAFLDGVNREPRRQRAEDIPKDDDRKHIFKVRPLDNKIVSSSRDTDIFRKSKRETTAPVVQTKTFSFRSQKKVQQDLPTDLFSKLSIKPELQPNNGSRLRSPQPEQGSKENRLNSFQAGNERTQRGIWTTRR, translated from the exons ATGATGGAGGTTGTAGAGAGAGATACGGAGACGGAGACGGAGACAGAGACGGATACAGATGAAGATATGGAGACAGATGAGCCAATGGTGTTCGAAGTAACTGAAATCGATTTGGAGTACGAGTTTGATGCTGCTCGCTGGTGCGATTTCACTCGGGAGGAGTCTTCTTTGGAGTCTCGTGTTGCTGAACTCTGGTTCGAAACCGCTCAGTCTTACCCACCCTCTC CTTTTGCAATCAAACTGTTAATGATGAGAGAAGAGGTTTCTAATGAAAAGACCGAGCCTTTGTTGAAATCTGAAGATGTTGAAGTTACAGAAGATGTTCGAGAAAGCGACATAGATACCTCTCATTGTGTAGCCACAGATGTGAATGAAACAG CAAATGAAATGAAGTCTGGAGTTTTTAACTTCATTCAAAGGGGTGGTGAATTAAAGAATGTTCCAAATGAGTCTTTGCATAAAG GACCAACGGTTAGCAATCACATACACAATGATAAAGTAAAATGCAGAACGAAGTCAAGTACTAGGCAGATACCAAGAAGCTCAACATTGATGAAGCCCACTGCTAGCCAATTGGCTAAACTAGATAATTCCAG AGTCCGTATGCAAGTGGATAAAACTAAGGAGAAAGGCTTGTTTCCTTCTGAAGTACAAGCTTCTAAAAGACAGAAGCTTGATGGAGGTCTACTTCGTAAG GTTGCTGAAACGACACAGGAGATGAATTTAGTCCACAAGGCAGTAGTCAAGAAG GACAGAACTCATGAGAGAAACTTACAACATGGGAGGACAAAGATTACTGTCCCACATGAGCCTGATTTTGCAACATCACATAGAGCAAATAGGACACG GCACAAGGATGATGCTAAGTTGGAACAGGACGCAACATCAGTATATAGATTCAAAGCACGCCCCTTCAACCGAAAA ATATTTGAGGCTCCATCATTGCCGATTCGGAAGAAGAGCACTCCTAAACTACCAGAATTTCAA GAATTTCACTTGAAGACCTCAGAGAGAGCTATGCATCATTCATCAGCAGTATCAACAGGGAATAATCATCATAAG GGATCATATAAGCCTGATACCAAAGCTTTTCTTGACGGTGTTAACAGGGAACCAAGAAG ACAAAGAGCTGAAGATATACCTAAGGATGATGATAGAAAACACATTTTCAAGGTTCGTCCTCTTGACAATAAg ATAGTTTCAAGTAGTAGAGACACTGACATTTTCAGAAAAAGCAAGCGAGAAACTACAGCTCCGGTG GTTCAAACTAAGACGTTTAGCTTTCGCTCGCAAAAGAAGGTTCAACAAGATTTGCCAACAGACCTTTTCAGTAAG CTCTCTATAAAACCGGAGCTCCAGCCGAACAATGGATCTCGGTTAAGATCCCCTCAGCCTGAACAA GGCTCCAAGGAAAATAGACTGAACTCTTTTCAAGCAGGGAATGAA AGAACACAACGCGGTATATGGACCACTAGGAGGTAA
- the LOC108824040 gene encoding uncharacterized protein LOC108824040, which translates to MEQRQAKDTTTSKLKGRKKMTYRVEDDAVPELYLRVEDDGVEKSGHYIKLGEESETEAEQGEEQDSSPSSSSCGGKRSIWFWIKLALLLAFLSALALAAYKWLVPLIMDEELIPIIKWELRTFTHPVLGLLVFITVALLPVIFFPSLPSMWVAGITFGFGYGLLLTYPAIAIGVSLPYFISYLFCHKIQGWLERYPDQAAMLRAAGGGTWCHQFRAVTLIRISPFPYVVYNYCAVATGVKYGPYMAGSLLGMVPENLVAIYTGTLIRKLVDASTEEQKGMSVLQIVLNIFGFVATVLTTVLIMKYAKRQLEAMRKEEEALLLQ; encoded by the exons atggaacaACGTCAAGCAAAGGATACAACAACAAGCAAGCTAAaagggaggaagaagatgacttATCGCGTGGAAGACGATGCAGTTCCTGAACTGTATCTGAGAGTTGAAGATGATGGAGTTGAGAAATCAGGTCACTATATTAAACTTGGTGAAGAATCAGAGACAGAAGCAGAGCAGGGAGAGGAACAAGATTcgtcaccttcttcttcttcttgtggaGGGAAAAGATCTATTTGGTTTTGGATCAAGCTTGCTCTTCTCCTCGCCTTTCTATCTGCTTTGGCTCTCGCTGCTTACAAATGGCTCGTTCCTTTAATCATGGACGAG GAGCTTATCCCTATCATAAAATGGGAGTTGAGGACATTTACACACCCTGTGTTAGGTCTTCTTGTATTCATAACCGTGGCACTGCTCCCTGTAATATTTTTTCCGTCACTGCCGTCAATGTGGGTGGCTGGGATTACATTTGGTTTTGGATATGGCCTTCTCCTCACTTACCCAGCTATAGCTATCGGTGTATCTCTTCCTTACTTCATCAGTTATCTCTTCTGCCACAAAATCCAA GGTTGGTTAGAAAGATATCCGGATCAAGCTGCCATGCTGAGAGCTGCTGGTGGAGGCACTTGGTGTCACCAGTTTCGAGCAGTAACGTTAATCCGGATTTCACCATTCCCTTACGTTGTTTATAACTACTGCGCTGTTGCGACTGGTGTGAAGTACGGTCCTTACATGGCTGGTTCTCTCTTGGGAATGGTGCCAGAGAACCTTGTAGCTATTTATAC AGGGACTCTTATAAGGAAATTGGTAGATGCATCCACTGAGGAACAAAAGGGAATGTCGGTTCTTCAGATTGTTCTTAACATTTTTGGGTTTGTAGCTACTGTGTTGACAACGGTTCTGATCATGAAGTATGCGAAAAGACAGCTTGAAGCTATGAGGAAGGAAGAGGAAGCTTTGTTGTTGCAGTAG
- the LOC108825939 gene encoding protein TPX2 isoform X1, with translation MMEVVERDTETETETETDTDEDMETDEPMVFEVTEIDLEYEFDAARWCDFTREESSLESRVAELWFETAQSYPPSPFAIKLLMMREEVSNEKTEPLLKSEDVEVTEDVRESDIDTSHCVATDVNETANEMKSGVFNFIQRGGELKNVPNESLHKGPTVSNHIHNDKVKCRTKSSTRQIPRSSTLMKPTASQLAKLDNSRVRMQVDKTKEKGLFPSEVQASKRQKLDGGLLRKVAETTQEMNLVHKAVVKKDRTHERNLQHGRTKITVPHEPDFATSHRANRTRHKDDAKLEQDATSVYRFKARPFNRKIFEAPSLPIRKKSTPKLPEFQEFHLKTSERAMHHSSAVSTGNNHHKGSYKPDTKAFLDGVNREPRRQRAEDIPKDDDRKHIFKVRPLDNKIVSSSRDTDIFRKSKRETTAPVVQTKTFSFRSQKKVQQDLPTDLFSKLSIKPELQPNNGSRLRSPQPEQVKGSKENRLNSFQAGNERTQRGIWTTRR, from the exons ATGATGGAGGTTGTAGAGAGAGATACGGAGACGGAGACGGAGACAGAGACGGATACAGATGAAGATATGGAGACAGATGAGCCAATGGTGTTCGAAGTAACTGAAATCGATTTGGAGTACGAGTTTGATGCTGCTCGCTGGTGCGATTTCACTCGGGAGGAGTCTTCTTTGGAGTCTCGTGTTGCTGAACTCTGGTTCGAAACCGCTCAGTCTTACCCACCCTCTC CTTTTGCAATCAAACTGTTAATGATGAGAGAAGAGGTTTCTAATGAAAAGACCGAGCCTTTGTTGAAATCTGAAGATGTTGAAGTTACAGAAGATGTTCGAGAAAGCGACATAGATACCTCTCATTGTGTAGCCACAGATGTGAATGAAACAG CAAATGAAATGAAGTCTGGAGTTTTTAACTTCATTCAAAGGGGTGGTGAATTAAAGAATGTTCCAAATGAGTCTTTGCATAAAG GACCAACGGTTAGCAATCACATACACAATGATAAAGTAAAATGCAGAACGAAGTCAAGTACTAGGCAGATACCAAGAAGCTCAACATTGATGAAGCCCACTGCTAGCCAATTGGCTAAACTAGATAATTCCAG AGTCCGTATGCAAGTGGATAAAACTAAGGAGAAAGGCTTGTTTCCTTCTGAAGTACAAGCTTCTAAAAGACAGAAGCTTGATGGAGGTCTACTTCGTAAG GTTGCTGAAACGACACAGGAGATGAATTTAGTCCACAAGGCAGTAGTCAAGAAG GACAGAACTCATGAGAGAAACTTACAACATGGGAGGACAAAGATTACTGTCCCACATGAGCCTGATTTTGCAACATCACATAGAGCAAATAGGACACG GCACAAGGATGATGCTAAGTTGGAACAGGACGCAACATCAGTATATAGATTCAAAGCACGCCCCTTCAACCGAAAA ATATTTGAGGCTCCATCATTGCCGATTCGGAAGAAGAGCACTCCTAAACTACCAGAATTTCAA GAATTTCACTTGAAGACCTCAGAGAGAGCTATGCATCATTCATCAGCAGTATCAACAGGGAATAATCATCATAAG GGATCATATAAGCCTGATACCAAAGCTTTTCTTGACGGTGTTAACAGGGAACCAAGAAG ACAAAGAGCTGAAGATATACCTAAGGATGATGATAGAAAACACATTTTCAAGGTTCGTCCTCTTGACAATAAg ATAGTTTCAAGTAGTAGAGACACTGACATTTTCAGAAAAAGCAAGCGAGAAACTACAGCTCCGGTG GTTCAAACTAAGACGTTTAGCTTTCGCTCGCAAAAGAAGGTTCAACAAGATTTGCCAACAGACCTTTTCAGTAAG CTCTCTATAAAACCGGAGCTCCAGCCGAACAATGGATCTCGGTTAAGATCCCCTCAGCCTGAACAAGTAAAG GGCTCCAAGGAAAATAGACTGAACTCTTTTCAAGCAGGGAATGAA AGAACACAACGCGGTATATGGACCACTAGGAGGTAA
- the LOC108825631 gene encoding nudix hydrolase 14, chloroplastic: protein MSGFTLPARLLFLACPSRALHRLHHAKLLLRCKMSSSSSSSSSLTHSITLRKQPTDPVNVAAAAGVSSSDFRNAIDSSLFKNWLRNLESENGILADGTMTLKQVIIQGVDMFGTRIGFLKFKADILDKESGHKVPGIVFARGPAVAVLILLESDDGETYAVLTEQVRVPTGKVVLELPAGMLDDDEGDFVGTAVREVEEEIGIKLKKEDMVDLTAFLDPSTGHRIFPSPGGCDEEMSVFLYRLRVEQETIRQLQGKETGLREHGEFIKVRLVPYRELWRKTADAKVLVSIGLYEMALREGLVPRH, encoded by the exons ATGTCTGGCTTTACCCTTCCCGCACGGTTGTTGTTTCTCGCCTGTCCCTCACGCGCTCTGCATCGTCTTCACCACGCGAAGCTTCTGCTACGCTGCaaaatgtcttcttcttcttcttcttcttcctctctcacTCACTCCATCACGCTTCGGAAGCAACCCACCGATCCTGTGAATGTCGCTGCAGCCGCGGGTGTCTCTTCCTCTGATTTCAG AAACGCGATAGATTCGTCCTTGTTCAAGAATTGGCTAAGAAACTTGGAATCAGAGAATGGAATTTTAGCTGACGGGACAATGACACTGAAGCAAGTTATCATTCAG GGAGTTGATATGTTTGGCACACGAATTGGCTTTCTTAAATTTAAAGCCGATATTTTGGACAAAGAATCTGGTCACAAG GTTCCAGGTATTGTATTTGCAAGAGGACCAGCTGTAGCTGTCCTCATTCTCTTGGAGTCTGATGATGGTGAGACTTACGCTGTTCTCACCGAGCAG gttAGGGTTCCTACAGGGAAGGTTGTGCTGGAATTACCTGCTGGGATgttggatgatgatgaaggtGATTTTGTTGGTACTGCTGTTCGTGAG GTCGAAGAGGAGATTGGTATAAAATTGAAGAAAGAAGACATGGTTGATCTCACTGCTTTCCTTGACCCATCTACAGGCCACCGGATCTTCCCTTCTCCT GGTGGCTGTGATGAAGAGATGAGTGTGTTTCTCTACAGACTTCGAGTGGAACAAGAGACAATCAGACAGCTACAAGGTAAAGAGACAGGACTCCGCGAACATGGCGAGTTTATCAAAGTCCGACTAGTCCCGTACAGAGAGCTCTGGCGCAAAACAGCTGATGCTAAGGTCCTTGTGAGCATTGGTCTCTACGAAATGGCTCTGAGAGAAGGTCTCGTCCCCAGGCACTGA